ACGAGCAATCGATGACTCTTAGTTTTGAAGTTGGTCAACCTCTTGGCGCTACTATAATTTCTACTTCACTCTCTTTTTCTGACAATATCTGGCAACATCTTGTTGTTACTTTTGACGGCTCTGAAATGAATATCTATCTTAACGGAAAATTAGCAAAAAGTAATATTGTTATGAGGGATGAAAAGAGGGCGCATATTAAAACTGAAAGATTTAAAGGAGAATACGTACCAACTAACACACCTTTTGTGATTGGGTATTCAGGGCACGGAGTAGGTTCAACAAAACTTGATATAGATGAAGTTGTCATATACAACAGAGTTCTTAAACCAGAAGAGATAATAGTTTCACGAGAAGAGATGTTTTTAAAAGCCGACTCTCTACTTAAAAAAGGTGATTTTAATAAAGCACGGGAAGAGTATAAAAAAATTAAAGGTTTTTTAGGTGATGGAGTTGAGATGGCTTTACTTAATATTGCAGAAAGTTACAGGCTTGAAAAAGATTACCAGAACACTCATAAGACATATAAAGAGTTTTTTGAAATTCAGCAACTCAACCCTTTTTATAAGATATACGGTCTATTCCAAGAGGCAGAGGTATATTTAAGCCAGAAAAACTATAAGAAGGCAAGAGAACTTCTCGAACAGGTAAAAAACACCGAAGGCGCTTTAAAACACCATATATTTACTGCTTACTTAAAAATTGGAGATACGTACAGAGAAGAAAAAAAATATTCTCAAGCAAGGCAGGTATATATTAACAGGTTAATAGCAGAAGAAGCATCTTCTTTTCCAAACGATGGATACAGACTAGATTTAAGAGATAGATTGGAAGAGATAGAAGGATTAAAAGATGGAACTGAGGAGAAAAGTAGGCAAGATGAGTATATTGAACGGATTAACAAATCTACACTTAATTTTTATATTTCTCCTTCTGGGAAAGATTCTAACCGAGGGACAAAGAATAGTCCATTTAGAACCATTTCGAGAGCACAGGAAGAAGTAAGAGCAACAAAAAAGAAAGGTACGCACAAAGGTGGTATATCCATATTTTTTAGGGAAGGCACTTATTTTCTTCAAGAACCTATCGTTTTTAGTCAAGAAGATTCTGGTACTGAGGATTCTCCTATTGTTTACAGAAGTTATCCAAACGAGAATGTAAAAATTGTAGGTGGCATAAAAATTACTAATTTTATGCCTCTTAAACAGCCAGAGATATTAAAACGGCTTCCTGAAGAAGCAAGAAAAGAGGTATGGGTTGCTGATTTGAAATCTCAAGGAATAGACGACTACGGTACACTTCTAAACAGAGGTTTTGGTCCTACCAATCTATCCGCAATGGAACTTATTTATAATGGGGAAATTATGCATCTTGCTCGTTGGCCTAATGATAGTTGGCTTAGAGTAGCTGCACTTGTTGACCCAAAAGGGGACTATGAATTTCGTAAAGTCCCTTACCAGAAAGGAAAATTTATTTATTCAGAAGATAGACCTGCCCGATGGAAAGAAGAAGACGAGATATGGCTTAAAGGGTATATGGGCGTTCAGACACCGTACGCTATTAAACATTTAAAAGTTTCTTCTATTGATACGGAAAAAAAGATAATGTATGTAGAAGAAGACCCAAGATTTAATCGGCCTGACCCAGGTCATAGAGGAGCACGTATAGCAGCTAAACATCCTTATTTTGCTTACAACCTTTTAAGCGAAATTGATACACCAGGCGAATGGTATTTAGATAGAAAGCAGGGGAAACTCTACTTTTATCCTCCTAAAAAACTAAAAAGAACCGATGAAGTGGTAGGAACAACCTTTGAGACGCCTCTTATACAACTAAAGAACGCTTCTTATATTTCGTTTTTCGGGTTAACAATTGAAGGAGGTAGGTCTCACGGTTTTGAAATTTCTGGCGGTAAAAACA
The DNA window shown above is from bacterium and carries:
- a CDS encoding right-handed parallel beta-helix repeat-containing protein: MKKILNCIYVILIFSFTAQSQDYSQWIKKRESLKQDPSVARYYTFENVKESKNIVYDLSKNQKNLTYVPYTDPTTKEVFDDLQVIEGRWQEKNAVRLDRGFYRGEPFNIQNNQFTAEVWFRRQGPGSILPASKRKNGTILSVSGFSKGWRILTSYEQSMTLSFEVGQPLGATIISTSLSFSDNIWQHLVVTFDGSEMNIYLNGKLAKSNIVMRDEKRAHIKTERFKGEYVPTNTPFVIGYSGHGVGSTKLDIDEVVIYNRVLKPEEIIVSREEMFLKADSLLKKGDFNKAREEYKKIKGFLGDGVEMALLNIAESYRLEKDYQNTHKTYKEFFEIQQLNPFYKIYGLFQEAEVYLSQKNYKKARELLEQVKNTEGALKHHIFTAYLKIGDTYREEKKYSQARQVYINRLIAEEASSFPNDGYRLDLRDRLEEIEGLKDGTEEKSRQDEYIERINKSTLNFYISPSGKDSNRGTKNSPFRTISRAQEEVRATKKKGTHKGGISIFFREGTYFLQEPIVFSQEDSGTEDSPIVYRSYPNENVKIVGGIKITNFMPLKQPEILKRLPEEARKEVWVADLKSQGIDDYGTLLNRGFGPTNLSAMELIYNGEIMHLARWPNDSWLRVAALVDPKGDYEFRKVPYQKGKFIYSEDRPARWKEEDEIWLKGYMGVQTPYAIKHLKVSSIDTEKKIMYVEEDPRFNRPDPGHRGARIAAKHPYFAYNLLSEIDTPGEWYLDRKQGKLYFYPPKKLKRTDEVVGTTFETPLIQLKNASYISFFGLTIEGGRSHGFEISGGKNNLIASSTIRNTGQWAVRIAGGWNHAVIGCDIYDTGEGGISLNGGDRIKLIPSNHLVENNHIYRFNRFDGGYCQGVSIDGIGQRISRNLIYDAPHQLIYFNANDHIIEFNELHDGPHEGREIGAMYIYGEPWYFMSRGIIIRNNYFHHISTHSSPNLSHGLNSIHLDAINAGIVIDKNIYYRFPNGISSTQPGNYLTNNYFIDGSGRSISQGDRSSILCKDGDIEKGPNVRMVGQLALRLKSVNYKQPPWNYRYPPLVGMIEKEPSVWGEIQGSIIERNVNTGGRFIAISRGVQATTYFKNNWDGINPLFINREEADFRLRTGASVIGYTGCEPLTMDTIGVYKSPLRATWPIDRKKSDIGKYYKIDNTSGASSSQRINPPSTYNISLRKTPIVIDGKLDNKE